A single Desulfonatronum sp. SC1 DNA region contains:
- the yidD gene encoding membrane protein insertion efficiency factor YidD has product MSPALDGPSGSRPNLDLTFIAMRYLLILLIRGYQLVVSPLLPPSCRFIPSCSEYAKHALETHGLVKGTMLSAWRLLRCQPFCAGGLDPVPEPRSTAYRPAAVPSPSAVANLNPPNS; this is encoded by the coding sequence ATGAGCCCCGCCCTGGACGGTCCCTCTGGGTCACGCCCCAACCTTGACCTTACGTTCATCGCCATGCGCTACTTGCTTATCCTGCTGATCCGAGGGTATCAACTCGTCGTTTCCCCTCTTCTCCCTCCCAGCTGCCGCTTCATTCCTTCGTGTTCGGAATACGCCAAGCATGCGCTGGAAACGCACGGCCTTGTGAAGGGAACCATGCTCAGCGCATGGCGCTTGCTGCGCTGCCAGCCCTTTTGTGCAGGCGGGCTGGACCCGGTTCCGGAACCCCGGTCCACGGCATATAGGCCCGCCGCTGTTCCATCCCCGTCGGCCGTCGCAAACCTCAACCCCCCCAATTCCTGA